The following proteins are co-located in the Lacticaseibacillus paracasei subsp. paracasei genome:
- a CDS encoding ABC transporter permease, producing the protein MAASNQDFQFFKKVPTVGSEAAPVVSDATFDQSGATPEINVHDGVPKSVGFWASARHKLFKDRLAMFWTVILILIVMVALIGPKIQHYDPNLIRVDSRNIGPSAAHWLGTDRLGRDLFTRLCLGVQVSLLVAILSTILAIGFGTIYGMTMAFFGGWVDEVMMRIIEVFNSLPSLLITMLLMIVLGDGVWTMLFALAVTSWSSSARQARGLVMQLRGLDYVTAAVMLDTPLWRIMTRHLVPNMMSILILDIGQSIPQNIFGEASLSFLGMGIQAPNTSLGILISNGQDQMLQHPMQLYVPILVLVAIVFAFNIVGDGLRDALDPKFQS; encoded by the coding sequence ATGGCCGCAAGCAATCAGGATTTTCAATTTTTTAAAAAAGTACCGACAGTTGGTAGTGAAGCTGCACCGGTTGTCTCTGACGCAACTTTTGATCAGTCAGGGGCAACGCCAGAAATCAATGTCCACGATGGTGTGCCTAAAAGTGTTGGTTTCTGGGCCTCAGCGCGTCACAAGCTATTCAAAGATCGGTTAGCCATGTTCTGGACCGTGATTTTGATTTTAATTGTCATGGTTGCGCTTATTGGGCCAAAAATACAACACTATGATCCAAATCTAATCCGAGTTGACAGTCGGAATATTGGTCCGAGTGCTGCGCATTGGCTGGGGACCGATCGACTTGGACGAGATCTTTTTACCCGTCTATGCCTTGGGGTTCAAGTGTCCTTATTGGTCGCCATTTTAAGTACGATCTTGGCGATTGGATTCGGAACGATCTACGGCATGACTATGGCATTTTTTGGCGGCTGGGTGGATGAAGTGATGATGCGGATCATTGAAGTTTTCAATTCACTTCCGAGTTTATTGATTACGATGCTGCTGATGATCGTGTTAGGCGACGGCGTTTGGACGATGTTATTTGCGCTGGCAGTGACTAGTTGGTCGAGTTCAGCACGGCAGGCGCGCGGTTTGGTGATGCAATTGCGCGGATTGGATTACGTGACGGCCGCAGTGATGTTAGACACCCCGCTATGGCGGATTATGACACGACATCTCGTACCCAACATGATGAGCATTTTGATTTTGGACATCGGTCAAAGCATTCCGCAGAATATTTTTGGTGAAGCAAGTCTAAGTTTCTTGGGAATGGGCATTCAGGCACCCAATACCAGCTTAGGGATTTTGATTTCAAATGGTCAGGATCAGATGTTGCAGCACCCCATGCAGCTTTATGTGCCGATTCTAGTGTTGGTTGCAATTGTTTTTGCTTTCAACATTGTCGGGGACGGCTTGCGGGATGCGCTTGACCCTAAATTCCAAAGCTAG